The Jiangella alba genome includes the window TTCGGGTCGGTAGCCGCGCAGCAGCTGCTGGAGGATCCCGACGTCATGATGCGGGGCGACCGGGTGATCCACCTGCGCTACCGGGTGCGCCGGCCGAGCTGAGCCGGCACGCACGCCGGAAGGGTCGGCGGCCGCTCGCGTGGCTCAACTCTTGCGTGCGGTCGCCTTCCCGCCCTTGCGGCCCGCCTTCTTCTTCTGCGCGGTGGTGCCGCCCTGCGAGCTGTCGCCGCCGGAGCCGCTCTGTTCCCCGCCACGCTTCGACGCGCCGGGGGAGTTGGCGATGCGTGCCGCCCGCTCCTTCGACATGCCCTTGTCCCTGAGGGCTTCGTACTGCTTCTCGTTCTTGACGTTCGCCGACTTGCTGGGCATGGCGACCTCCCGTGGTCGTGTCTCGTCGGCCCGTACCCCGAGTCGACCGGGCCGATGCCACGTCCACGTCCCCGCCGACCATGAGCCGGCCCGCGTCGCCGCCCGCGCGCGTACCCCGCCGACGTCCTCGCATGCGCTGGGGAATGACGGTCCGAAAGGTCCGGGATCAACCCGTTTGCCGCACTCGTGGGGTGGTAACCGCCGAGCGTCGAGTCACTCGATCGGCTCTTGGAGGGCACATGCCGACGCGAAACCAGGAAGCGGTCCGGAAGACCGTCCTCGATGCGCTGATGCGCAAGGTCGAGGCGGACCGATACCCCTCGCCGACGATGCTCGACCACATCGAGGCGCTGCTCACTGACGACGACGTCGCCGAGTACGCCGCTCTGCTGGCGGAGCGGGTCGAGGAGGACCTCTACCCGAGCATCCCGATGCTCCGGCGACTGCTGCGGCTGGCCGCCTGACCGGCGGCGAGCGCGGCGAAGACACGAACCACACACCCGAGGGAGGGTGCGATGAACACGGCTACCAGGGTCGCCATGGCGGCGGCCAGCGGCTACATTCTCGGCCGCAGGAAGCGACTGAAGCTGGCGATCGCGATCGGCAGCATGCTGGCCGGCAAGCGACTGGCCACCGATCCGCGCGGCATGCTGCGCCAGGCCGGCGAGCTCGTCGAGAGCCGCCCCGAGCTGGCGCAGCTCACCGACCAGGTCCGTACGACGCTGTACACCGCCGCCCGCGGCGCCGCCGTCGGCGTGGTGGGCCAGCGCATCGACCACCTCAGCGACTCCATCCGGGACCGATCCGACCGGCTGACCGGTGCGGTCACCGAGCGGACCCCGATCAGCGGCGGCCGCGACTCCGACGACGTCGAGGACGTCGCGGAGGAGGAAACGGCCGAGGAGGAACCGGCCGAG containing:
- a CDS encoding DUF7218 family protein, with the protein product MPSKSANVKNEKQYEALRDKGMSKERAARIANSPGASKRGGEQSGSGGDSSQGGTTAQKKKAGRKGGKATARKS